One genomic window of Salmo salar chromosome ssa12, Ssal_v3.1, whole genome shotgun sequence includes the following:
- the LOC106566246 gene encoding extracellular matrix protein 2: MERRILFSLSLLVYLYLEVSGAKAGAQDQRALAGQGRKRRGPGEPGGPELNQPQRGELEWGKRRKAGGPGQGRARGNRDNQRSQTPLGLTRLGSLPANARGDDGASIFIESYKSVDERQTNYNVIPGKKGQCVYQGITMFEQAVWSPKPCVTCLCSGGQVLCDEVTCPPLRCHFPYTPPGECCPVCMDTASRGDDLDFSGDSPVANDPDSVAPDLDPILDPVVTRTKAEIELLNREEEEEEERLLKKEKRRKKQKEEAERQRRRQEEKRRRQEERLRMEKEERRQEEARRLKEEVAMKERERKLEEERRRHEEELKEKLRELAELEEEEEEEEEEEEEMEWLLRGDVFQMFPDEPTEEDLLPPPLAKPTDREEEDGKGVVVRRPGITLPLGCDISDVTVTCENAKLTNFPPLNIPELKSLSLEGNSITTIPVGAFNGIPNLESINLGKNKLTTAGIAPHTFKGLKYLSRLYLDNNLLEKVLPDFPSTLQELKINENHLKGIEENSFQGLSDLLTLELEGNLLSEGNVDPLAFRPLSQLSYLRLGRNHFRTIPQGLPPSLLEVYLENNLIEEISDSVFNQTTNLNVISLRHNRLDESRIAPLAWINHKNLESIDLSYNRLYLVPSYLPRALVHLVLVGNQIERIPGFVFAHMEPGIEYLYLSYNKLDGDGVEPQSFLGTYTSMTELCLDHNQLITVPPGINQMSTLHFLRLNNNKIRTFADDAICDPQNDEDANILTLRLENNYINPRMLSSDAFSCVRSYSSIVLKPQRTK, encoded by the exons ATGGAGCGCCGGATTCTCTTCTCTCTATCGCTCCTGGTCTACCTGTATTTGGAGGTGTCTGGAGCTAAAGCTGGGGCCCAGGACCAGAGAGCGCTGGCTGgccaggggaggaagaggagaggaccaGGGGAACCAGGGGGCCCGGAGTTGAACCAGCCCCAGCGAGGAGAGCTAGAatgggggaagaggaggaaggcagGAGGGCCTGGGCAGGGGAGAGCCAGGGGGAACAGGGATAATCAGCGATCTCAAACCCCCCTGGGTCTGACGAGGCTGGGGAGCCTTCCAGCCAACGCCAGAGGAGACGATGGAGCGTCTATTTTCATTGAGTCATACAAGAGTGTTGACGAGAGACAGACTAACTACAATGTCATCCCGG GTAAAAAAGGCCAGTGTGTGTACCAGGGCATCACCATGTTTGAGCAGGCCGTCTGGTCCCCCAAGCCGTGTGTTACCTGTCTGTGTAGCGGAGGGCAGGTGCTGTGTGACGAGGTCACATGTCCTCCTCTACGATGTCACTTCCCCTACACCCCGCCTGGCGAGTGCTGCCCTGTCTGCATGGACACAG cTTCCCGTGGTGATGACCTTGACTTCTCTGGCGATTCCCCAGTAGCCAACGACCCTGACTCTGTGGCCCCTGACCTTGACCCAATCCTTGACCCCGTGGTGACCCGCACCAAGGCCGAGATCGAGCTCCtgaatagagaggaggaggaggaggaggagcgtcTCCTCAAGAAGGAAAAGAGGAGGAAGAAACAGAAGGAGGAGGCGGAGAGACAGcggaggaggcaggaggagaagAGGCGGCGGCAGGAGGAGAGGCTGCgaatggagaaggaagagaggaggcaggaggaggcaAGGAGACTAAAGGAGGAGGTGGCCATGAAGGAGCGGGAGAGgaagctggaggaggagaggagaagacatgAGGAGGAACTGAAGGAGAAACTGAGGGAACTAGCAGagctggaagaggaggaggaggaagaagaagaggaggaagaggagatggagtGGCTGCTGAGAGGAGACGTTTTCCAGATGTTTCCAGACGAGCCGACCGAAGAggacctccttcctcctcccctggCTAAGCCCACtgacagagaagaggaggatggaaaaGGAGTGGTGGTACGTAGACCTGGGATCACCCTCCCGCTAGGCTGTGATATTTCTGATGTCACTGTGACGTGTGAGAACGCTAAACTGACCAACTTCCCTCCTCTCAACATCCCTGAGCTCAAGTCCCTAAGTCTGGAGG GTAACTCCATCACAACTATCCCAGTGGGGGCGTTCAACGGCATCCCCAACCTGGAGTCGATCAACCTGGGAAAGAACAAGTTGACAACTGCTGGCATCGCCCCACACACCTTCAAA GGCCTGAAGTACCTGAGCCGTCTTTACCTGGACAACAACCTCCTAGAGAAGGTCCTACCAGACTTCCCATCAACACTACAGGAGCTGAAGATCAACGAGAATCACCTCAAAGGGATCGAAGAGAACAGCTTCCAAG GTCTGAGCGACCTGTTGACCTTGGAGTTGGAGGGGAATCTCCTGAGTGAAGGGAACGTGGATCCTCTAGCTTTCAGACCCCTCTCCCAGCTCTCCTACCTCCGTCTGGGCAGAAACCACTTCAGGACCATCCCCCAGGGCTTGCccccatctctactg GAGGTTTATCTTGAGAACAACCTAATAGAAGAGATATCTGACTCTGTCTTCAACCAAACCACTAACCTGAACGTGATCTCACTGAGACACAACAGACTGGATGAGTCCAGGATTGCACCTCTAGCATGGATCAATCACAA gAACCTGGAGTCCATTGACCTGTCCTACAACCGTCTGTACCTAGTCCCATCCTACCTGCCCAGAGCTCTGGTTCACCTGGTCTTGGTAGGGAACCAGATCGAGAGGATCCCAG GGTTTGTGTTTGCCCACATGGAGCCGGGGATAGAGTACCTGTACCTGTCCTACAACAAGCTGGATGGGGATGGAGTGGAGCCACAGTCCTTCTTGGGTACCTATACCTCCATGACAGAGCTGTGTTTAGACCACAACCAGCTGATAACGGTTCCCCCTGGTATCAACCAGATGAGCACTCTGCACTTCCTCCGCCTCAATAACAACAAAATTAG GACGTTTGCAGACGACGCCATCTGTGACCCCCAGAACGACGAGGACGCTAACATATTGACGCTGCGTCTGGAGAACAACTACATCAACCCCAGGATGCTCTCGTCCGACGCCTTCTCCTGCGTACGCTCTTATTCCAGCATCGTCTTGAAACCTCAGCGGACCAAGTAA